Proteins from one Candidatus Margulisiibacteriota bacterium genomic window:
- a CDS encoding phosphate ABC transporter substrate-binding protein has protein sequence MIVTGCSRSQKALQIKGSDTMVNLAQAWAEQYMNIHPETAIAITGGGSGTGIAAIIANATDIAQCSRNIKEKEIKQAEHNGVHPVEWHVANDGVAIAVNPANPVNKLTIKQLSDIFTGRIKNWRQVGGQDKRIVALSRERNSGTHVFFLEHVVKLGEKNNPNEFDASVLMMPSSQAIIEEIASSPTAIGYIGLGYMTKKEKALAIAKDGSSPYVLPTVKSVIERRYPISRSLLFYTNGVPSGEVKSFIDYVFSKAGQEIVLKMDFVPIK, from the coding sequence ATGATCGTTACCGGTTGCTCCCGCTCCCAGAAGGCCTTACAGATCAAAGGGTCCGACACGATGGTTAACCTGGCCCAGGCCTGGGCGGAGCAGTACATGAACATCCATCCGGAAACGGCGATCGCCATCACCGGGGGCGGGTCGGGGACCGGGATCGCCGCGATCATCGCCAACGCGACCGACATCGCCCAGTGTTCCCGGAACATCAAGGAGAAGGAGATCAAGCAGGCGGAGCATAATGGCGTTCACCCGGTCGAGTGGCACGTCGCCAACGACGGCGTCGCCATCGCCGTCAACCCGGCCAATCCGGTCAATAAACTGACGATCAAACAACTCTCGGATATCTTTACCGGCCGGATCAAGAACTGGCGCCAGGTTGGCGGGCAGGACAAGCGGATCGTCGCGCTCTCCCGCGAGCGGAACTCCGGGACCCACGTTTTCTTTCTGGAGCACGTCGTTAAACTGGGAGAGAAGAATAACCCGAACGAATTCGACGCGTCGGTCCTGATGATGCCGTCGTCGCAGGCGATCATCGAAGAGATCGCTTCCAGCCCGACGGCGATCGGCTACATCGGCCTCGGCTACATGACTAAAAAAGAGAAGGCGCTGGCGATCGCCAAAGACGGCAGTTCGCCCTACGTGCTCCCGACCGTTAAAAGCGTGATCGAGCGGCGCTACCCGATCTCCCGGTCGCTCCTCTTCTACACCAACGGCGTCCCGTCCGGAGAGGTGAAATCTTTCATTGATTATGTCTTTAGTAAAGCGGGGCAGGAGATAGTCCTAAAAATGGACTTTGTCCCCATTAAATGA
- the pstC gene encoding phosphate ABC transporter permease subunit PstC, translating to MRRPFDYIIEKLIFLSGVASILFVLLIFIFLLKEGLSLFGQVSIQSFLFNVNWYPISDPPQFGIAPLLLGSLFVTLGAIVIAVPMGLAAAIYISEFAPHWFANILKTGIELLAAIPSIVLGFIGIVTLAPFLKTVFRLPSGLTALAGSIMLAFMAMPTIVSIIEDAIVSIPKSYKEGSLALGATRWQTVYRVTIPAASSGILAAMMLGIGRVIGETMAVLMITGNAAVIPTSFLQPVRTLTATIAAEMGEAVAGSGHYYSLFAIGIILFIISFIINLLADIFLHRSNKGKKKR from the coding sequence ATGAGAAGGCCGTTCGACTATATCATTGAAAAGCTGATCTTCCTGTCGGGGGTCGCCTCGATCTTGTTCGTTCTCTTGATCTTTATCTTCCTGCTCAAGGAGGGCCTGTCGCTCTTCGGCCAGGTCAGTATCCAGTCGTTCCTGTTCAACGTCAACTGGTATCCGATTTCCGATCCGCCGCAGTTCGGGATCGCGCCGCTCCTGCTCGGCTCGCTCTTCGTGACGCTGGGGGCGATCGTCATCGCCGTGCCGATGGGGTTGGCGGCCGCGATCTATATTTCGGAGTTCGCTCCCCACTGGTTCGCCAATATCTTGAAGACCGGGATCGAGCTGCTGGCGGCGATCCCGAGCATCGTCCTCGGTTTTATCGGGATCGTGACGCTCGCGCCGTTCTTAAAGACCGTCTTTCGCCTGCCGAGCGGCTTGACCGCGCTGGCCGGGTCGATCATGCTCGCTTTCATGGCGATGCCGACGATCGTCTCGATCATCGAGGACGCGATCGTTTCGATCCCCAAGAGCTATAAAGAGGGGTCGTTGGCCTTGGGCGCCACGCGCTGGCAAACCGTTTACCGGGTAACCATTCCGGCCGCTTCTTCCGGCATCCTGGCGGCGATGATGCTCGGGATCGGCCGGGTGATCGGCGAGACGATGGCGGTCTTGATGATCACCGGCAACGCGGCGGTCATTCCGACCAGCTTTCTCCAGCCGGTCAGGACGCTGACGGCGACGATCGCCGCCGAAATGGGGGAGGCGGTCGCTGGGAGCGGGCATTATTATTCGCTCTTCGCGATCGGCATCATCCTGTTCATCATCAGTTTCATCATTAACCTGCTGGCCGACATATTCCTCCACCGGAGCAACAAAGGGAAAAAGAAAAGATGA
- the pstA gene encoding phosphate ABC transporter permease PstA, whose protein sequence is MIDARQKEKIAKVILHLVTLLIVLPVVLIFILILVRGLPALTAEFLLAMPRDGMRAGGIFPAIVGTIYLTIGTAVFSIPLGIMAAIYLNEYAQRNWLTRVIELAIINLAGVPSIVYGLFGLGLFVTFLQFGASILAGSLTLAIMTLPVIITATREALGAVPRSFREVSFSLGATRWQTVRHVVLPNAIPGIITGAILGLSRAAGETAPILFTVAAFYLPRLPRSVYDQAMVLPYHIYVLSTQVPNVSVKIQYGTVLVLVGMVFIMNILASWLRARLRKRKTW, encoded by the coding sequence ATGATCGACGCCAGACAAAAAGAAAAGATCGCCAAGGTGATCCTCCATTTGGTCACCCTCCTGATCGTTTTGCCGGTCGTCCTGATCTTTATCCTGATCCTGGTCAGGGGGCTGCCGGCGCTGACCGCGGAATTCCTGCTCGCCATGCCGCGCGACGGGATGAGGGCCGGCGGGATCTTCCCGGCGATCGTCGGCACGATCTACCTGACGATCGGTACGGCGGTATTTTCGATACCGCTCGGGATCATGGCCGCGATCTATCTGAACGAATACGCCCAGCGGAACTGGTTAACCCGGGTGATCGAACTGGCGATCATCAACCTGGCCGGCGTCCCCTCGATCGTTTACGGCCTGTTCGGCCTCGGCTTGTTCGTGACGTTCCTCCAGTTCGGGGCGTCCATTCTGGCAGGGTCGCTGACCCTGGCGATCATGACGCTGCCGGTCATTATTACGGCGACGCGGGAAGCGCTGGGGGCGGTGCCGCGCTCTTTCCGCGAAGTCAGCTTCTCGCTCGGCGCCACCCGCTGGCAAACTGTCCGCCATGTCGTCCTGCCCAACGCGATCCCGGGGATCATTACCGGCGCGATCCTGGGATTATCGCGGGCGGCGGGGGAAACCGCGCCGATCCTGTTCACGGTCGCCGCGTTCTACCTGCCGCGGCTGCCGCGCTCGGTCTACGACCAGGCGATGGTCCTGCCTTACCATATATATGTCCTTTCCACCCAGGTGCCGAACGTCAGCGTTAAGATCCAGTATGGAACGGTACTGGTCCTGGTCGGCATGGTTTTCATCATGAACATTCTGGCGTCCTGGCTGAGAGCAAGGTTGAGGAAACGGAAAACATGGTAA
- a CDS encoding phosphate ABC transporter ATP-binding protein: MVKLEVKNLNVWYDKHQAVKDLNLAVQTNEILGIIGPSNSGKTSFLRTLNRLNELYPNSKTTGEVLLDGMDIFCRIDKHLLRKRVGIVFALPLPLPLSIFDNVAYGPRLHGSKKVDEIVEKALKAAAIWDEVKDRLQTNAFKLSGGQQQRLCIARTLAVEPEVILYDEPCSGLDPISTLKIEEAMQELKKSYTQILVTNNVKQAARASDRTAFFLMGELIEIGPTGELFTVPRDKRTEDYITGRFG, from the coding sequence ATGGTAAAGCTCGAAGTTAAAAACCTCAATGTCTGGTACGACAAGCACCAAGCTGTAAAAGACTTAAACTTGGCAGTCCAAACCAATGAGATTTTGGGGATCATTGGGCCGTCAAACAGCGGCAAGACCTCGTTCCTCCGGACGCTGAACCGCTTGAACGAGCTTTATCCGAATTCTAAAACAACCGGCGAGGTTTTGCTGGATGGCATGGACATATTTTGCAGGATCGATAAACATCTTTTGCGTAAAAGAGTCGGGATCGTTTTCGCCCTGCCGCTCCCTCTCCCTTTGTCGATCTTTGACAACGTTGCCTACGGCCCGCGTTTGCACGGGAGCAAAAAGGTCGACGAGATCGTCGAGAAAGCGTTAAAAGCGGCGGCGATCTGGGACGAGGTCAAAGACCGCCTGCAGACCAACGCCTTTAAGCTTTCCGGCGGACAGCAGCAGCGGCTGTGTATCGCCCGGACGCTGGCGGTCGAACCGGAAGTTATCCTGTACGACGAGCCGTGCTCAGGGCTTGATCCGATCTCGACCTTAAAGATCGAAGAGGCGATGCAGGAGCTGAAAAAGAGCTATACCCAGATCCTGGTCACGAACAATGTTAAACAAGCGGCGCGCGCTTCCGACCGGACCGCGTTCTTCCTGATGGGGGAGCTGATCGAGATCGGCCCGACCGGCGAGCTCTTTACCGTGCCGCGCGACAAGCGGACCGAGGATTACATCACCGGGAGATTCGGATGA
- the pstB gene encoding phosphate ABC transporter ATP-binding protein PstB: protein MNIIETSKLALWYGTFQALKDVDLKVAQHRITALIGPSGCGKSTLLRVFNRMNDLIEGVRTTGSVKVGGEEILGGETDLIALRTKVGMVFQRPNPFPLSVYENVVYALRIHGIRDRQKLEAAAEKALSSVLLWDELKDQLGANALTLSLEQQQRLCIARLLAVTPEVVLMDEPCSTLDPLATMRIEELMIELKKQYTIVIVTHNMQQAARISDECGYMLLGELVELGATKQIFTTPRHKRTEDYITGRFG from the coding sequence ATGAACATTATCGAAACCAGCAAGTTGGCCTTATGGTACGGGACGTTCCAGGCGCTGAAAGACGTCGACTTGAAAGTGGCCCAGCACCGGATCACCGCGCTGATCGGCCCGTCGGGCTGCGGCAAATCGACCCTGCTCCGCGTTTTTAACCGGATGAACGACCTGATCGAAGGGGTCCGGACGACCGGGAGCGTGAAAGTGGGCGGGGAGGAGATACTGGGCGGTGAAACCGATCTGATCGCCCTGCGGACGAAGGTCGGCATGGTCTTCCAGCGGCCGAACCCGTTCCCGCTCTCCGTTTACGAGAACGTCGTCTACGCCTTGCGGATCCACGGGATCAGGGACCGGCAGAAGCTGGAAGCGGCGGCGGAAAAAGCGCTCTCGTCCGTGCTGCTGTGGGACGAGTTGAAAGACCAGCTGGGGGCCAACGCGTTAACGCTCTCGCTGGAACAGCAGCAGCGGCTTTGCATCGCCCGCCTGCTGGCCGTGACCCCCGAAGTCGTGCTGATGGACGAGCCGTGCTCCACGCTCGACCCGCTGGCAACTATGCGGATCGAAGAGTTGATGATAGAATTGAAAAAGCAGTACACGATCGTCATCGTGACGCACAACATGCAGCAGGCGGCGCGAATTTCCGACGAATGCGGGTACATGCTGCTGGGCGAACTGGTCGAGCTGGGCGCGACGAAGCAGATCTTTACCACGCCGCGCCACAAGCGGACCGAAGACTACATAACCGGGAGGTTTGGATAA
- the phoU gene encoding phosphate signaling complex protein PhoU produces MIDGREHFQKELNRLNDLILKMGGLVEKSIFNSVEALKKNNPKLAKDVILADSQVDNIELEVDELCLELLATQQPMAVDLRFITTGMRIGSDLERIGDLSVDIAQRAVELAELPLLKPLEDIPKMAELAEAMVHKALDAFVKRDAALARTLWQDEDRADGYRNLVTDELVDIMTKDAATTARALPLILIARHLERIADHATNIAEDVVYMAEGKVIKHSPK; encoded by the coding sequence ATGATAGACGGCAGAGAGCATTTTCAAAAAGAATTGAACCGCTTGAACGACCTGATCCTGAAGATGGGGGGGCTCGTCGAAAAATCGATCTTTAATTCGGTCGAAGCGCTGAAGAAGAACAACCCGAAGCTGGCGAAAGACGTCATTCTGGCCGACAGCCAGGTCGACAACATCGAGCTGGAGGTCGACGAGCTCTGCCTGGAGCTTTTGGCGACGCAGCAGCCGATGGCCGTCGACCTCCGTTTTATCACGACCGGGATGCGGATCGGCTCCGACCTGGAGCGGATCGGCGACCTGTCGGTCGATATCGCCCAGCGGGCGGTGGAGCTGGCGGAACTGCCGCTGCTCAAACCGCTGGAAGACATCCCGAAAATGGCGGAGCTGGCGGAGGCGATGGTCCACAAGGCGCTCGACGCGTTCGTGAAACGGGACGCGGCGCTGGCCCGCACCCTCTGGCAGGACGAGGACCGGGCGGACGGCTACCGCAATCTGGTGACCGACGAGCTGGTCGACATCATGACCAAGGACGCCGCCACTACCGCGCGGGCCCTGCCGCTGATCCTGATCGCCCGCCACCTGGAGCGGATCGCCGATCACGCCACCAACATTGCCGAGGACGTCGTTTACATGGCCGAAGGCAAGGTCATCAAGCACAGTCCCAAATAA
- a CDS encoding ferredoxin, with amino-acid sequence MVSVDQSLCIGCGVCVDMCPEVFVMTADGKAQTVKAECDQHNLEEIAGACPTEAIAV; translated from the coding sequence ATGGTAAGTGTTGACCAATCTTTATGTATCGGCTGCGGCGTTTGCGTGGACATGTGTCCCGAGGTTTTCGTCATGACCGCCGACGGCAAAGCGCAAACCGTCAAAGCGGAATGCGACCAGCATAACCTGGAAGAGATCGCCGGCGCCTGTCCCACCGAAGCGATCGCCGTATAA
- a CDS encoding MFS transporter produces MLKKLAYSLGAVATAISYQAFSTYLIFFYVDVLKLPVALAGSAILLYGLWNAVNDPLFGFLSDNTRTRWGRRIPYLLAGAIPFGLLFFLLWVPPFDGIDHALELFLYLAILICLFDALYTITVLNWAALFPEMFPTDQERAQVNVFRQSLGMIGLLLGIALPPLFYSTWGWPSMGALFGCLISLTMLIAVWGSRENKAFSRPQPLPFWPALKATLRNRSFLTFVLANLFVQYTFTLIMATIPFFAKYVLNANPQRVTVILAAAFLTAIPMLFVWKRVAVRFGAKQAFLASLLLLALFLTPLFYVQSFGLVVLTAALIGAAMAGFILVADLVIADIIDEDELTTGHRREGMYFGLNAFITRFAIGLEAFSMSAVFIMSGYNPYVFTQYAEFRAGLRFLIAGLPIIALAIGFSIMLFYPLAGHKLAELKTRLAEAHAKQAAS; encoded by the coding sequence TTGTTAAAGAAACTGGCCTATAGCCTCGGCGCGGTCGCCACGGCGATCTCGTACCAGGCTTTTTCCACCTACTTAATATTTTTCTACGTTGACGTACTGAAACTGCCGGTCGCCCTGGCCGGTTCGGCGATCCTGCTCTACGGGCTCTGGAACGCGGTCAACGATCCGCTCTTCGGTTTTCTCTCCGATAATACCCGGACCAGGTGGGGACGCCGGATCCCGTATCTGTTAGCCGGCGCCATCCCTTTCGGCCTCCTCTTTTTCCTGCTCTGGGTCCCGCCGTTCGACGGGATCGACCACGCCCTTGAGCTGTTCCTCTACTTGGCCATACTGATCTGCCTGTTCGACGCCCTGTACACGATCACGGTGCTGAACTGGGCGGCGTTGTTCCCGGAGATGTTCCCGACCGACCAGGAGCGGGCGCAGGTCAACGTTTTCCGCCAGTCACTGGGGATGATCGGCCTGCTGCTGGGCATTGCCCTGCCGCCGCTTTTTTACAGCACCTGGGGTTGGCCGAGCATGGGAGCGCTCTTCGGCTGTTTGATCTCCCTGACGATGCTTATCGCCGTGTGGGGAAGCCGGGAGAACAAGGCCTTCAGCCGGCCTCAGCCGCTGCCGTTCTGGCCGGCCCTGAAGGCGACGCTGCGCAACCGTTCGTTCCTGACGTTCGTCCTGGCCAACTTGTTCGTGCAATACACTTTTACGCTGATCATGGCGACGATCCCGTTCTTCGCTAAATACGTGCTCAACGCCAACCCGCAGCGGGTGACCGTTATCCTGGCGGCGGCTTTCCTGACGGCCATCCCGATGCTGTTCGTCTGGAAGCGGGTGGCGGTCAGGTTCGGGGCCAAACAGGCTTTTCTCGCTTCCCTGCTGCTGCTGGCGTTGTTTCTGACGCCGCTTTTTTACGTCCAGAGTTTCGGCCTGGTCGTTTTGACGGCCGCCCTGATCGGGGCGGCGATGGCCGGCTTTATCCTGGTCGCCGACCTGGTCATTGCCGATATTATTGACGAGGACGAGCTGACGACCGGCCACCGCCGCGAGGGGATGTATTTCGGCCTGAACGCCTTTATCACCCGCTTTGCCATCGGCCTGGAAGCGTTCAGCATGAGCGCCGTCTTTATCATGAGCGGCTACAATCCTTACGTCTTCACGCAGTACGCGGAATTCCGGGCGGGCTTACGGTTCCTGATCGCCGGCCTGCCGATCATCGCTTTGGCGATCGGGTTCAGCATCATGCTGTTCTATCCGCTGGCCGGGCATAAACTGGCCGAACTAAAAACGAGGCTGGCCGAAGCGCACGCTAAGCAGGCTGCGAGCTGA
- a CDS encoding aspartate carbamoyltransferase catalytic subunit, with the protein MNKVKGLRSKDLLGLKDLTVEEIKLILETARSMKEIMLRPIPKVPTLLGKHIVTLFYEPSTRTRTSFNTAAKILSANITNVQMSTTSVVKGESLIDTIKNLEVMGLDCIVIRHSMGGAPLLAAQHCNASVINAGDGFNEHPTQGLLDIFTMIDKRKTVKGKKVVIVGDILHSRVARSNIWGLKKLGAEIVVVGPPTLMPIGIEQMGVRVSYKLDDEIADADFINMLRIQKERMEKGLFPSIEEYSQLYGLNAERMKKAKKDVVVMHPGPINRGVEITSEVADGPFNVILEQVTNGVAVRTAILFLLLSSQPA; encoded by the coding sequence ATGAACAAGGTCAAAGGGCTCCGATCAAAAGACCTCCTCGGCCTCAAAGACCTCACCGTTGAGGAAATCAAGCTTATTTTAGAGACCGCCCGTTCGATGAAAGAGATCATGCTCCGGCCGATCCCCAAGGTCCCGACCCTGCTCGGCAAGCACATCGTCACTCTCTTCTACGAGCCGTCGACCCGGACCCGGACTTCGTTCAATACCGCCGCCAAGATCCTCTCCGCCAACATCACCAACGTCCAGATGTCGACCACCAGCGTGGTCAAGGGCGAGAGCCTGATCGACACGATCAAGAACCTGGAAGTGATGGGGCTGGACTGCATCGTCATCCGCCACAGCATGGGGGGCGCCCCGCTGCTGGCCGCCCAGCACTGCAACGCCTCCGTCATCAACGCCGGCGACGGCTTCAACGAGCACCCGACCCAGGGGCTGCTCGACATTTTCACGATGATCGACAAGCGCAAGACGGTCAAAGGGAAAAAGGTGGTGATCGTCGGCGACATTCTGCATTCCCGCGTCGCCCGGAGCAATATCTGGGGGCTCAAGAAGCTGGGCGCCGAGATCGTCGTCGTCGGCCCGCCGACCCTGATGCCGATCGGGATCGAGCAGATGGGGGTCCGGGTCTCCTATAAACTGGACGACGAGATCGCGGACGCCGATTTTATCAACATGCTCAGGATCCAGAAAGAGCGGATGGAAAAAGGCTTGTTCCCTTCGATCGAAGAATACTCCCAGCTGTACGGTCTCAACGCCGAACGGATGAAAAAGGCGAAAAAAGACGTCGTCGTCATGCACCCGGGGCCGATCAACCGCGGCGTGGAAATAACCTCCGAAGTGGCGGACGGGCCGTTCAACGTCATCCTGGAACAGGTGACCAACGGGGTGGCGGTCCGGACGGCGATCCTCTTCCTACTCCTCAGCTCGCAGCCTGCTTAG
- a CDS encoding FAD:protein FMN transferase, whose amino-acid sequence MKIRPAYLIILFLLLAIAGESYYAKLPVVAERTAPVMGTSVRVKVTGPGAPHWTLRAIYELRRLDRLFSRYDRRSEIFLLNKLAGRAPLQLSADTAAVLKMAEDVKRASGGAFDIRYATRDIDLGGIGKGYAVESARRLLLKKGVKSAIIDLHSSIAVIGNGWRIGIKDPRDGEVLGVVILNNGDALSTSGQYEQPGHIVDPRTGKKADRCLSVTVVAKDAALADALSTAVFVLGPADGWQLLERFGAKAFVIDRNGKTYDSIGVKLR is encoded by the coding sequence ATGAAAATACGCCCCGCTTACCTGATCATTCTTTTCCTGCTGCTGGCGATCGCCGGGGAATCATATTACGCCAAGCTGCCGGTCGTGGCCGAGCGGACCGCCCCGGTGATGGGGACGTCGGTTCGCGTCAAAGTGACCGGCCCGGGCGCCCCGCACTGGACGCTGCGGGCGATCTACGAGCTCCGGCGGCTCGACCGCCTGTTCAGCCGGTACGACCGGCGGAGCGAGATCTTCCTGCTCAATAAACTTGCCGGCCGGGCGCCGCTGCAGCTTTCCGCCGACACCGCCGCTGTGCTGAAAATGGCGGAGGATGTTAAGCGGGCCTCGGGCGGAGCATTCGATATCAGATACGCGACCCGTGACATTGACCTGGGCGGCATCGGCAAAGGTTATGCCGTCGAATCCGCCCGGCGGCTCCTGCTGAAGAAAGGGGTCAAAAGTGCTATAATTGACCTGCATTCGTCGATCGCGGTGATCGGTAACGGCTGGCGGATCGGGATCAAAGACCCGAGGGACGGGGAAGTTTTGGGGGTAGTGATCCTGAACAACGGAGACGCCCTCTCGACCTCCGGCCAATACGAACAACCCGGCCATATCGTCGATCCGCGGACCGGAAAAAAAGCCGATCGGTGCCTGAGCGTGACGGTCGTTGCTAAAGACGCGGCCCTGGCTGACGCTTTATCAACCGCTGTCTTCGTGTTAGGCCCCGCTGACGGTTGGCAACTGCTCGAACGGTTCGGAGCCAAAGCGTTCGTGATCGACAGGAACGGAAAAACTTATGATAGTATTGGCGTTAAATTGCGGTAG
- a CDS encoding acetate kinase yields MIVLALNCGSSSVKYKLFFWEKRETITKGVVERIGIPGSFISFSVPGKGEQKLDFECPDHRTALQLIIDTLVHKEHGVLHDLQDICAVGHRVVHGGEKFKSSVRIDSEVLEAIKNVQDLAPLHNPPNIAGIEAAQEVLPDIPHIAVFDTAFHQTMPESSFLYAVPYEWYGMYGVRRYGFHGTSHLYVSRRASVLLNKPPLETNLITMHIGNGVSITAIKGGISIDTSMGLTPLEGAVMGTRCGDIDPAIILFMIEKEGFYAEELDTILNKKSGLLGLTGKYMDRRDIEKAAGEGDRRSQLAMEIEAYRLKKYIGAYAAALGRVDAVVFTAGAGELNWRLREKVVDGLENLGLKLDKKKNEQTISREQETPISADDSPVKIYVIPTDEEIVFIEDVVAIMEGRYETHTHFHYSFEKPNYRKKGDSALGTRD; encoded by the coding sequence ATGATAGTATTGGCGTTAAATTGCGGTAGCTCCTCGGTAAAATATAAGCTCTTCTTCTGGGAGAAGCGGGAGACGATCACCAAAGGGGTCGTGGAACGGATCGGGATCCCCGGATCGTTCATCAGCTTCAGCGTGCCGGGCAAAGGGGAGCAGAAGCTTGATTTTGAATGCCCCGACCACCGGACCGCGCTCCAGCTGATCATCGACACGCTGGTCCACAAGGAGCACGGCGTGCTCCACGACCTGCAGGACATTTGCGCCGTCGGCCACCGGGTCGTCCACGGCGGGGAAAAGTTCAAGAGCTCCGTCCGGATCGACAGCGAGGTGCTGGAAGCGATCAAGAACGTCCAGGACCTGGCGCCGCTCCACAATCCGCCGAACATCGCCGGGATCGAAGCGGCCCAGGAAGTCCTGCCGGATATCCCGCACATCGCCGTGTTCGACACCGCTTTCCACCAGACGATGCCGGAAAGCTCCTTCCTTTACGCCGTCCCTTACGAATGGTACGGGATGTACGGCGTCCGCCGCTACGGTTTTCACGGTACTTCGCACCTGTACGTTTCCCGCCGGGCGTCAGTGCTATTGAACAAGCCGCCGCTGGAAACGAATTTGATCACTATGCATATCGGCAACGGCGTCAGCATTACGGCGATCAAAGGGGGGATCTCGATCGACACCAGCATGGGCTTGACCCCGCTGGAGGGGGCGGTGATGGGGACCCGCTGCGGCGACATCGACCCGGCGATCATCCTCTTCATGATCGAAAAAGAGGGCTTCTACGCCGAAGAGCTCGACACGATCCTGAATAAAAAGAGCGGCCTGCTCGGCTTGACCGGCAAGTACATGGACCGGCGCGACATCGAAAAAGCGGCGGGCGAGGGCGACCGCCGGTCCCAGCTGGCGATGGAGATCGAGGCCTATCGGCTGAAAAAATATATCGGCGCCTACGCGGCCGCGCTCGGCCGGGTGGACGCGGTCGTTTTTACGGCCGGCGCCGGCGAGCTGAACTGGCGGCTGCGGGAGAAGGTCGTCGACGGCCTGGAGAACCTGGGCCTGAAGCTGGACAAGAAAAAGAACGAGCAGACGATCAGCCGGGAACAGGAAACGCCGATCTCCGCCGACGATTCGCCGGTCAAGATCTACGTCATCCCGACCGACGAAGAGATCGTTTTTATCGAGGACGTGGTGGCGATCATGGAAGGCCGCTACGAGACCCACACCCACTTCCATTATTCGTTCGAGAAGCCGAATTACCGGAAGAAGGGGGACTCGGCGCTGGGGACAAGGGACTAG
- a CDS encoding GIY-YIG nuclease family protein, translating into MPFFVYIIECANRAFYTGITTDLKRRFEQHRTGRGARYTSYNPAVKIRYYKRYATRSAAAKREHEIKSWPRRKKLALIERSKRARLPGGA; encoded by the coding sequence ATGCCCTTTTTTGTTTATATTATCGAATGTGCCAACCGAGCGTTTTACACCGGCATTACCACCGATCTTAAGCGCCGCTTTGAACAGCACCGGACCGGCAGGGGGGCTCGTTACACCTCGTATAATCCAGCGGTCAAGATCCGCTATTACAAAAGATACGCGACCAGGTCGGCGGCGGCAAAAAGAGAACACGAGATCAAAAGCTGGCCGAGGAGAAAAAAACTCGCCTTGATCGAACGCTCTAAGAGGGCAAGGCTTCCGGGTGGCGCTTGA